A genome region from Longimicrobium sp. includes the following:
- a CDS encoding FAD-binding oxidoreductase — protein sequence MITETYIAPPNTPVWDAGGWTGLPRLEGDVSADLCVIGLGGSGLAAVGELLRLGASVVGVDAGTVAGGAAGRNGGFLLAGSYHFYHDAVAAYGRARALAIYRATLAEMDRIAAETPEAVRRVGSLRIAASNDEVEDCRAQLAAMRADGLAAEWHEGAEGTGLLIPTDGAYDPLLRCRTLARRLADAGARLFEHSPAAEPHAGEVRTPVGRVRCGRVIVAVDGGLERLVPALAGRVRTARLQMVATAPLSEIRYPRPVYMRYGYEWWQQLPDGRIALGGFRDRAGDSEWTHDAAPGDAVQWMIEGFLRGTLGIDAPITHRWAASVGYTEDGLPVLAEVEPGVWVCGGYSGTGNVIGALCGRAAAQLAVTGTSELASSFI from the coding sequence GTGATCACCGAGACCTACATCGCCCCGCCAAACACGCCTGTCTGGGACGCCGGCGGCTGGACGGGCTTGCCGCGCCTGGAGGGCGACGTCTCGGCCGACTTGTGCGTGATCGGGCTCGGGGGCTCGGGGCTGGCGGCCGTCGGAGAGCTGCTGCGGCTGGGCGCAAGCGTCGTCGGGGTCGACGCGGGCACCGTCGCGGGCGGAGCGGCGGGGCGCAACGGCGGCTTCCTGCTGGCGGGATCGTACCACTTCTACCACGACGCCGTCGCGGCGTACGGGCGGGCGCGCGCGCTGGCCATCTACCGCGCCACGCTGGCGGAGATGGACCGCATCGCCGCGGAGACGCCCGAAGCGGTGCGGCGCGTCGGCTCGCTGCGCATCGCCGCGTCGAACGACGAGGTGGAGGACTGCCGCGCACAGCTCGCCGCGATGCGGGCGGATGGGCTGGCGGCGGAGTGGCACGAGGGCGCGGAGGGCACCGGCCTCCTCATCCCCACCGACGGCGCGTACGATCCCCTGCTCCGCTGCCGCACCCTCGCGCGGAGGCTGGCGGACGCGGGCGCGCGGCTTTTCGAGCACTCGCCCGCCGCCGAGCCCCACGCGGGGGAGGTGCGGACGCCGGTGGGACGCGTGCGCTGCGGGCGCGTGATCGTGGCGGTGGACGGCGGGCTGGAGCGGCTGGTGCCGGCGCTCGCCGGTCGCGTGCGCACCGCGCGGCTGCAGATGGTGGCCACGGCGCCGCTGTCGGAGATCCGCTATCCGCGCCCCGTCTACATGCGCTACGGCTACGAATGGTGGCAGCAGCTCCCCGACGGCCGCATCGCCCTGGGCGGCTTCCGCGACCGCGCGGGCGATTCGGAGTGGACGCACGACGCCGCGCCCGGCGACGCGGTGCAGTGGATGATCGAGGGCTTTCTCCGCGGCACGCTGGGGATCGACGCGCCGATCACGCACCGCTGGGCCGCGTCCGTCGGCTACACCGAGGACGGGCTGCCGGTGCTGGCGGAGGTCGAGCCCGGCGTGTGGGTGTGCGGCGGCTACAGCGGCACCGGCAACGTCATCGGCGCGCTCTGCGGCCGTGCCGCCGCCCAGCTGGCGGTCACCGGCACCTCGGAGCTAGCCTCCTCGTTTATCTAA
- a CDS encoding NADPH-dependent F420 reductase translates to MKIGILGTGVVGQSLGRGFAGRGHDVMIGTRDPGSGKLDEWVAATNGRGSVGTFAEAAAFGELAVLATSWTGAENALRLAGAENLDGKVVIDVTNPLDFSAGAPRLSVGFSDSAGEQVQRQLPGAKVVKAFNIITAGEMVDPDFPCGPPTMFICGNDEGARHAVAGICTEFGWEVVDIGGIEGARLLEPLAMLWIVHGVRSGAWTHAFKLLRK, encoded by the coding sequence ATGAAGATCGGCATCCTGGGCACCGGCGTGGTGGGGCAGTCGCTGGGGCGCGGCTTCGCGGGACGCGGCCACGACGTGATGATCGGCACGCGCGACCCCGGCTCGGGGAAGCTGGACGAGTGGGTGGCAGCGACGAACGGGCGCGGCTCCGTGGGCACGTTCGCCGAGGCGGCGGCGTTCGGCGAGCTGGCGGTGCTCGCCACGTCGTGGACGGGGGCGGAGAACGCGCTGCGCTTGGCCGGCGCGGAGAACCTGGACGGGAAGGTGGTAATCGACGTCACCAACCCGCTGGACTTCTCGGCGGGCGCGCCGCGGCTGAGCGTGGGGTTCAGCGACTCGGCCGGCGAGCAGGTGCAGCGCCAGCTTCCCGGCGCGAAGGTGGTGAAGGCGTTCAACATCATCACCGCGGGAGAGATGGTGGACCCCGACTTCCCCTGCGGCCCACCCACGATGTTCATCTGCGGCAACGACGAGGGCGCGCGCCACGCCGTGGCCGGCATCTGCACCGAGTTCGGCTGGGAGGTGGTCGACATCGGTGGCATCGAGGGCGCGCGCCTGCTGGAGCCGCTCGCGATGCTCTGGATCGTGCACGGCGTCCGCTCGGGCGCGTGGACGCACGCGTTCAAGCTGCTGAGGAAGTGA